One genomic segment of Solidesulfovibrio sp. includes these proteins:
- a CDS encoding succinate dehydrogenase/fumarate reductase cytochrome b subunit — protein sequence MSLPTTATHEGLPVGKLPAAFDWLQMLTGAGLVLFMWCHLILVSSVLVSPRVMNALAWFFEVTYMAQVGGPLIFLAFLLHFVLAARKIPFATGQQRLMLSNAKRLRHRDTWLWVVQAATAMGILVMGGIHMWVILTDLPISAEKSAARIQTGFWFVFYLFLLPMVELHVGIGFYRILVKWGFLDRKERFSVKRKENVLTALFICIGLLTLLRYYFLPLK from the coding sequence ATGTCCCTCCCAACCACGGCGACCCACGAGGGCCTGCCCGTCGGCAAGCTCCCGGCCGCCTTCGACTGGCTGCAGATGCTCACCGGCGCCGGGCTCGTCCTTTTCATGTGGTGCCACCTCATCCTTGTTTCCAGCGTCCTCGTGAGCCCCAGGGTCATGAACGCCCTGGCCTGGTTTTTCGAGGTCACCTACATGGCGCAGGTCGGCGGCCCGCTGATCTTCCTGGCCTTCCTGCTCCATTTCGTCCTGGCCGCCCGCAAGATCCCCTTCGCCACCGGCCAGCAGCGCCTGATGCTTTCCAACGCAAAACGCCTGCGCCACCGCGACACCTGGCTGTGGGTCGTCCAGGCGGCAACGGCCATGGGCATCCTCGTCATGGGCGGCATCCATATGTGGGTGATCCTCACCGACCTGCCGATCTCGGCCGAGAAATCGGCCGCCCGCATCCAGACCGGCTTCTGGTTCGTCTTCTACCTGTTCCTGCTGCCCATGGTCGAACTGCACGTGGGCATCGGCTTCTACCGCATCCTGGTCAAATGGGGCTTTCTCGACCGCAAGGAACGCTTTTCCGTCAAAAGGAAGGAAAACGTCCTCACCGCCCTTTTCATCTGCATCGGCCTGCTGACCCTGCTGCGTTACTACTTCCTGCCGCTCAAATAA
- a CDS encoding fumarate reductase flavoprotein subunit codes for MNIIQTDLLCVGAGLAGERVAIEAAGAGFSVICLSIVPARRSHSSAAQGGMQAALGNSAMGAGDSPDVHFADTVKGSDWGCDQEVARLFCDNAPIAMRQMAYWGVPWNRVVPGEQTYYKGGKPFTAFEKPENAGLIHSRNFGGTAKWRTCYTSDGTGHCVLYTLDNKAAQMGVNVVDKVEAIALIHDGATCMGAIARCLKTGRLTAYLARATLIATGGFGRIYRETTNAVICDGGGIITALDTGVVPLGNMEAVQFHPTGIVPIDILVTEGCRGDGGTLLDKNEYRFMPDYEPDKAELASRDVVSRRMTEHMRKGLGVPSPYGDHLWLDIRHLGEQHIRHKLREVDEICQSFLGIDPVHQLIPVRPTQHYSMGGVRTNKDGAAYGLTGLFAAGEAACWDMHGFNRLGGNSLAETVVAGMLIGGKVVEFLEGHDTTFKTSAVREAMAKQTARISDLVACKKGCENLYVVRGAMFDSIMKGAGIFRNGKDLQACVSELQTILGRARQVGLRSNGKGANPELTLALKIEGMVKLALCVAYGALQRTESRGAHTREDFPERNDRDWLTRTLATWAPGADLPTLDYEPATAVFEMPPGDRGYGGGKIIPREGTKA; via the coding sequence ATGAACATCATACAGACCGATCTGCTGTGCGTCGGCGCCGGCCTGGCCGGCGAACGCGTGGCCATCGAGGCGGCCGGGGCCGGCTTCTCCGTCATCTGCCTGTCCATCGTCCCGGCCAGGCGCTCCCATTCCTCGGCCGCCCAGGGCGGCATGCAGGCGGCGCTGGGCAACTCGGCCATGGGCGCGGGCGATAGCCCGGACGTCCATTTCGCCGACACCGTCAAGGGCTCGGACTGGGGCTGCGACCAGGAAGTGGCCCGGTTGTTCTGTGACAACGCGCCCATCGCCATGCGCCAGATGGCCTATTGGGGCGTGCCCTGGAACCGCGTCGTGCCGGGCGAGCAGACCTACTACAAGGGCGGCAAGCCGTTTACCGCCTTCGAAAAACCCGAAAACGCCGGCCTCATCCATTCGCGCAACTTCGGCGGCACGGCCAAGTGGCGCACCTGCTACACCTCCGACGGCACCGGGCACTGCGTCCTGTACACCCTGGACAACAAGGCCGCCCAGATGGGTGTCAACGTCGTGGACAAGGTCGAGGCCATTGCCCTGATCCACGACGGCGCGACCTGCATGGGCGCCATCGCCAGGTGCCTCAAAACCGGTCGGTTGACCGCCTACCTGGCCCGGGCCACGCTCATCGCCACCGGCGGCTTCGGCCGCATCTACCGCGAGACGACCAACGCCGTGATCTGCGACGGCGGCGGCATCATCACCGCCCTGGACACCGGCGTGGTGCCGCTCGGCAACATGGAGGCCGTGCAGTTTCACCCCACCGGCATCGTGCCCATCGACATCCTGGTCACCGAGGGCTGCCGCGGCGACGGCGGCACCCTGCTCGACAAGAACGAATACCGCTTCATGCCCGACTACGAGCCCGACAAGGCCGAACTGGCCTCCCGCGACGTGGTGTCGCGCCGCATGACCGAGCACATGCGCAAGGGCCTGGGCGTGCCGTCCCCTTACGGCGACCACCTCTGGCTCGACATCCGGCACCTCGGCGAACAGCACATCCGCCACAAGCTGCGCGAGGTCGACGAGATCTGCCAGTCGTTTCTCGGCATCGACCCGGTCCACCAACTCATCCCGGTGCGCCCCACCCAGCACTATTCCATGGGCGGCGTGCGCACCAACAAGGACGGCGCGGCCTACGGCCTCACGGGCCTGTTCGCCGCCGGCGAGGCCGCCTGCTGGGACATGCACGGCTTCAACCGCCTGGGCGGCAATTCGCTGGCCGAGACGGTCGTGGCCGGCATGCTCATCGGCGGCAAGGTCGTGGAATTCCTCGAGGGTCACGACACGACCTTCAAGACCTCCGCCGTACGCGAGGCCATGGCCAAGCAGACCGCCCGCATCAGCGACCTGGTCGCCTGCAAGAAAGGCTGCGAAAACCTCTACGTCGTGCGGGGCGCCATGTTCGACTCGATCATGAAAGGCGCCGGCATCTTCCGCAACGGCAAGGACCTGCAGGCCTGCGTCAGCGAACTGCAAACGATTCTCGGCCGTGCCCGCCAGGTCGGGCTGCGCAGCAACGGCAAGGGCGCCAACCCCGAACTCACCCTGGCGCTCAAGATCGAAGGCATGGTGAAACTCGCCCTGTGCGTGGCCTACGGCGCGCTTCAACGCACCGAATCGCGCGGCGCCCACACCCGCGAGGACTTCCCCGAACGCAACGACCGCGACTGGCTGACCCGTACCCTCGCCACCTGGGCCCCCGGCGCCGACCTGCCCACCCTCGACTACGAACCGGCAACCGCGGTCTTCGAGATGCCCCCCGGCGACCGCGGCTACGGCGGCGGCAAGATCATCCCCAGGGAGGGGACGAAAGCGTAA
- a CDS encoding fumarate reductase iron-sulfur subunit → MGRTLTFEIFRYNPADAAASPHMDRFSLDETERMTLFIALNRIREELDPSLMFDFCCRAGICGACAMVINGRPGLACHTKTKDLPGEITLMPLPVFKLVGDLSVDTGTWFRGMYRKVESWVHTDKVFDPKAQEERMDNALAERIYELDRCIECGCCVAACGTAIMREDFLGAVALNRLARFILDPRDTRTEKDYFDVVGTDEGIFGCMGLLACEDVCPKEIPLQEQLGKLRRKMALAAAKNILPKFLKKDF, encoded by the coding sequence ATGGGTAGAACGCTGACCTTTGAAATATTCCGGTACAACCCGGCCGATGCGGCCGCGTCGCCGCACATGGACCGCTTCAGCCTGGACGAGACCGAGCGCATGACGCTTTTCATCGCGCTCAACCGGATCCGCGAGGAGCTCGACCCGAGCCTGATGTTCGACTTCTGCTGCCGGGCCGGCATCTGCGGCGCCTGCGCCATGGTCATAAACGGCCGACCGGGCCTGGCCTGCCACACCAAGACCAAGGACCTGCCCGGCGAGATCACGCTCATGCCGCTGCCGGTCTTCAAGCTCGTCGGCGACCTGTCCGTGGACACCGGCACCTGGTTTCGCGGCATGTACCGGAAGGTCGAATCCTGGGTGCACACGGACAAGGTCTTCGACCCCAAGGCCCAGGAAGAGCGCATGGACAACGCCCTGGCCGAGCGGATCTACGAACTCGACCGCTGCATCGAGTGCGGCTGCTGCGTGGCGGCCTGCGGCACGGCCATCATGCGCGAGGATTTCCTGGGCGCGGTGGCCCTCAATCGCCTGGCCCGGTTCATCCTGGACCCGCGCGATACGCGCACGGAAAAGGACTATTTCGACGTGGTCGGCACGGACGAGGGCATCTTCGGCTGCATGGGGCTTTTAGCCTGCGAGGACGTCTGCCCCAAGGAGATCCCCCTCCAGGAACAGCTCGGCAAGCTGCGCCGCAAGATGGCCCTGGCGGCTGCAAAGAATATCTTGCCGAAATTCCTAAAGAAAGATTTCTAA
- a CDS encoding sigma 54-interacting transcriptional regulator translates to MIASDKYKFALIFHSWKLQRSVQRCLAGIEDVVMSYHVVEIGHESAKARELLDNGIESILCYGGTAQTLLREIGNSLSIIERSDIDTIQGLIKAKEISNKIVLSTDYRDPCNIKIIEGLLDIKIFHVKYANWDEIRYGVIEARKLDFSVMVGGGHSCQCMVEEGGVGIVVEPSRHYIMRALEQAKAIAKHKRQEVQRQADFLAILKQLDDGVICVDQAGDAVFCSPTALRLLKLPPQTPLTGIGKYLEPLSLKEVLATGIPRANALVTIRNEQFMANSLPISLYSGNRGAVALFRDITSFQNIDRKIRSELYARGFVSRYSRKDLKGKSQPLRSLLDKVRHYAATNAAVHIWGETGTGKELVAHTLHAESDRSTKPFIAINCAALPESLLESELFGYEEGAFTGAKRGGKAGLFELANQGTLYLDEIGDINHSTQIRLLRVLEAKEVMRVGGARVLPVDVRIISASHKPLAELVRNSKFRSDLFFRLVVLQLITPPLRQRLDDIPLLLESLLQRYHKTMASISKTILDCMYSYAWPGNIRELFSVVERYFILLGDRELDEDLFISLFDENIDCSTSSCVEPSPIPADISSGGSMKECLEQLKMQLVQQALRDTGGDRQAAARQLGISYNSLWRILRGI, encoded by the coding sequence ATGATTGCATCGGATAAATACAAGTTTGCTCTGATATTCCATTCATGGAAGCTGCAAAGGAGCGTGCAACGCTGTCTTGCCGGAATAGAAGACGTTGTCATGAGTTATCATGTCGTTGAGATAGGCCATGAATCCGCCAAGGCCAGAGAGCTTCTTGATAACGGAATCGAATCGATCTTATGCTATGGGGGGACGGCGCAAACCCTTCTGCGAGAAATCGGAAATTCATTGTCGATAATAGAGCGGTCGGATATCGACACGATTCAAGGGTTGATCAAGGCCAAGGAGATATCGAATAAGATCGTGCTGAGTACGGACTATCGTGATCCATGCAATATAAAAATAATTGAAGGGCTTCTTGACATAAAAATATTCCATGTAAAATATGCGAATTGGGATGAAATACGCTATGGCGTGATTGAGGCGCGAAAGCTGGATTTTTCCGTCATGGTCGGCGGTGGGCACAGTTGCCAATGCATGGTGGAGGAGGGTGGTGTCGGCATCGTTGTCGAGCCTTCACGGCATTACATCATGCGGGCCCTTGAGCAGGCCAAGGCCATTGCCAAGCATAAAAGGCAGGAAGTCCAACGCCAGGCCGATTTCCTTGCCATCCTGAAGCAGCTCGACGACGGCGTCATCTGCGTGGACCAGGCCGGCGACGCGGTCTTTTGTAGCCCGACGGCCTTGCGTCTGCTCAAACTTCCGCCGCAAACCCCGCTGACGGGCATCGGAAAATACCTGGAGCCCTTGTCGCTCAAAGAAGTGTTGGCCACTGGAATTCCCAGGGCCAATGCTCTGGTGACGATACGCAATGAGCAATTCATGGCCAATTCGTTGCCGATTTCGTTGTATTCCGGCAATCGCGGCGCCGTGGCCCTGTTTCGGGATATCACCTCCTTTCAAAACATCGATCGCAAGATTCGGTCTGAATTGTATGCACGCGGTTTCGTTTCCCGCTACAGCAGAAAGGACTTGAAGGGGAAAAGCCAACCTCTGCGGTCGTTGCTCGACAAGGTGCGGCACTATGCGGCCACCAATGCCGCCGTGCATATCTGGGGTGAAACCGGTACCGGCAAGGAGCTGGTGGCCCATACGCTCCATGCGGAAAGCGATCGCAGTACGAAGCCCTTTATTGCCATCAATTGCGCCGCGCTTCCCGAATCCTTGCTGGAAAGCGAATTGTTCGGATACGAGGAAGGCGCCTTTACGGGGGCCAAGCGTGGCGGCAAGGCCGGCCTGTTTGAATTGGCCAACCAGGGCACGCTGTATCTGGATGAAATCGGCGACATCAATCACAGTACGCAAATTCGGCTGTTGCGCGTGCTGGAAGCCAAGGAAGTGATGCGTGTGGGCGGGGCGCGCGTGTTGCCCGTGGATGTCCGCATCATCAGCGCTTCGCACAAGCCTCTGGCCGAGTTGGTGCGAAACTCCAAGTTTCGGTCGGATCTCTTCTTTCGTCTCGTCGTCTTGCAACTCATCACCCCGCCCTTGCGCCAGCGCCTCGATGATATCCCTTTGCTCCTGGAATCGCTGTTGCAGCGGTATCACAAGACCATGGCCTCGATTTCGAAGACAATCCTTGATTGCATGTACAGTTATGCCTGGCCGGGAAACATTCGGGAACTCTTCTCCGTCGTGGAGCGGTACTTCATCCTCCTCGGCGACCGGGAACTCGATGAGGATCTTTTTATTTCCCTTTTCGATGAGAATATCGACTGTTCCACCTCGTCCTGTGTCGAGCCGTCGCCCATTCCCGCGGACATTTCCTCGGGTGGTTCGATGAAGGAGTGCCTGGAACAGCTCAAAATGCAGTTGGTGCAACAGGCCTTGCGCGACACGGGGGGGGACCGCCAAGCGGCGGCCCGCCAGCTTGGCATCAGCTACAACAGCCTTTGGCGGATTTTGCGCGGCATCTGA
- a CDS encoding outer membrane homotrimeric porin gives MKRCCVWVLTVAVCLGAFASAQAATEVRMAGDVRVYGNWFAHRDFTGWNKAGTKTEDCFEVWERFRLRTDFVANEAVKFRLGIKVENTWGYDTFTAANPTAAIQAEIAYLQFKLPGTDAEVTAGLQPVNLPQSSLFYNSVLWSGQMAALTVKVPLIPKTLSLLTGFGRLIDSNRTFDTTTTQVSDEFDAYFLTLPVTIEGFKATPWAMASVAGRNANYAYKDTSDVAEWGNTFANTLFSAASAKNMATPGAVGYWKNSQNPFIWAGGAFEVSALDPVRFYGDVIYGAGAMADNKAASRKGWLIDAGFEYTGLETVTPQLFGFWSTGEDNSTRNGSERMPYMRSLWGPGNSFLFDNSQAFGKGSNMYVDPVGNYGIGASLKNIAFIDKLTNCLTFVYLRGNNAPRALRDARATLGNTYFAMGHDLTYNEYLVGLNFDTKYMIYENLAAIVETGWSHGQFQESVWGHRMVSRSEDNGNNAWKVAFGFTYKF, from the coding sequence ATGAAGCGATGTTGTGTTTGGGTATTGACAGTGGCCGTCTGCCTGGGAGCCTTCGCCAGCGCCCAGGCCGCCACGGAAGTCAGGATGGCCGGCGACGTTCGCGTCTATGGCAACTGGTTCGCCCACAGGGATTTCACCGGCTGGAACAAGGCGGGGACAAAGACCGAGGACTGCTTCGAGGTGTGGGAGCGTTTTCGGTTGCGCACCGATTTCGTGGCCAATGAAGCGGTCAAGTTCCGTCTCGGCATCAAGGTGGAAAATACCTGGGGTTATGACACCTTCACCGCCGCCAACCCCACTGCGGCCATCCAGGCCGAAATCGCCTACCTGCAGTTCAAGCTGCCCGGCACGGACGCCGAGGTGACCGCCGGCCTGCAGCCCGTGAACCTGCCGCAAAGCTCGCTGTTCTACAACAGCGTCCTGTGGAGCGGGCAGATGGCCGCCTTGACCGTCAAGGTGCCGCTGATCCCCAAGACCCTGTCGCTCCTGACCGGGTTTGGCCGCCTCATCGACTCCAACCGGACCTTCGACACCACCACCACCCAGGTGTCCGACGAATTCGACGCCTACTTCCTGACTCTGCCCGTGACCATCGAAGGCTTCAAGGCCACTCCTTGGGCCATGGCCTCCGTGGCGGGGCGCAATGCCAACTACGCCTACAAGGACACCTCGGACGTGGCCGAATGGGGCAACACCTTTGCCAACACCCTGTTCTCGGCCGCCAGCGCCAAGAACATGGCCACCCCCGGCGCCGTGGGTTATTGGAAGAACAGCCAGAATCCCTTCATCTGGGCCGGCGGCGCCTTCGAGGTTTCCGCCCTCGATCCGGTCCGTTTCTACGGCGACGTGATCTACGGGGCCGGCGCCATGGCCGACAACAAGGCCGCCAGCCGCAAGGGCTGGTTGATCGATGCCGGTTTCGAATACACCGGCCTGGAAACCGTGACCCCGCAGCTGTTCGGCTTCTGGTCCACCGGCGAGGACAATTCCACGCGCAACGGCTCGGAACGCATGCCCTACATGCGGTCGTTGTGGGGACCCGGCAACAGCTTCCTGTTCGATAACAGCCAGGCCTTCGGCAAGGGTTCCAACATGTACGTGGACCCCGTCGGCAACTACGGGATCGGCGCTTCGCTCAAAAACATCGCCTTCATCGACAAGCTCACGAACTGCCTGACCTTCGTCTACCTGCGCGGCAACAACGCGCCCCGGGCCCTCCGGGACGCGCGGGCCACCTTGGGCAACACGTATTTCGCCATGGGGCATGACCTGACCTACAACGAATACCTCGTCGGCCTCAACTTCGACACGAAATACATGATCTATGAGAACCTGGCCGCCATTGTCGAAACCGGCTGGTCCCACGGCCAGTTCCAGGAAAGCGTCTGGGGACACCGCATGGTGAGCCGGTCGGAAGACAACGGGAACAATGCCTGGAAAGTCGCCTTCGGCTTTACCTACAAGTTCTAG
- a CDS encoding efflux RND transporter periplasmic adaptor subunit yields MQTKRLFRYAPRGCSLCLLVLGGLLLLAGCERKPQAAPAMRTPEVSFVTIAPQEVLLSTELSGRTSAFRVAEIRPRVNGLIQRRLFTEGADVKEGQVLYQIDPAPFEAELANAQAALAEAEARLPSIQAKAERYAKLLGHSALSQQDYDDAAAALNQLRATIISLQAKVETARINLGYTKVTAPISGRIGKSSVTDGAIVTAYQATALATIQQLDPIYVDVPQSTAELTRMKERLKAGLLDSRAKDPDKVSLVLESGAPYPLEGTLQFSDVTVDPTTGSVIVRLVFPNPEGDILPGMFVKATIKEGVDAAAILVPQQGVSRDSKGNPFALVVGADNKIERRALTLDRAIGNQWLVLAGLAAGDRVVVEGLQMLRPGTSVTATPAGQPQGGGSPAAQSAAPGPKADGGAK; encoded by the coding sequence ATGCAGACCAAACGTCTTTTCCGGTATGCGCCCCGTGGTTGTTCCCTCTGCCTGCTCGTCCTCGGTGGGCTGCTGCTCCTGGCGGGATGCGAGCGAAAGCCCCAGGCCGCCCCGGCCATGCGCACGCCCGAGGTGTCGTTCGTCACCATCGCCCCGCAGGAGGTGCTCCTGTCCACGGAACTCTCCGGCCGCACCTCCGCCTTCCGGGTGGCCGAGATCCGGCCCCGGGTCAACGGCCTGATCCAGCGGCGGCTTTTCACCGAGGGTGCCGATGTCAAGGAAGGGCAAGTGCTCTACCAGATCGACCCGGCCCCGTTCGAGGCCGAACTGGCCAATGCCCAGGCCGCCCTGGCCGAGGCCGAGGCCCGGTTGCCCAGCATCCAGGCCAAGGCCGAACGCTACGCCAAGCTGCTCGGCCACAGTGCGCTGAGCCAACAGGACTACGACGACGCCGCCGCGGCGCTCAATCAGTTGCGGGCCACCATCATCTCGCTGCAGGCCAAGGTGGAGACCGCCCGCATCAACCTGGGCTACACCAAGGTCACGGCGCCCATTTCCGGGCGCATCGGCAAATCGAGCGTCACCGACGGCGCCATCGTCACGGCCTACCAGGCCACGGCCCTGGCCACCATCCAGCAGCTCGACCCCATCTATGTGGACGTGCCCCAGTCCACGGCCGAACTGACGCGCATGAAGGAACGCCTGAAAGCCGGGCTGCTCGACTCCCGGGCCAAGGATCCGGACAAGGTCAGCCTCGTCCTGGAAAGCGGCGCGCCCTATCCCCTGGAGGGCACCCTCCAGTTCAGCGACGTCACCGTGGACCCGACCACGGGCTCGGTCATCGTGCGCCTGGTCTTCCCCAACCCGGAAGGGGACATCCTGCCCGGCATGTTCGTCAAGGCCACCATCAAGGAGGGCGTCGACGCCGCCGCCATCCTCGTGCCCCAGCAGGGCGTGTCCCGGGACAGCAAGGGCAATCCCTTCGCCCTGGTCGTGGGCGCCGACAACAAGATCGAGCGGCGCGCCCTGACCCTGGACCGGGCCATCGGCAACCAGTGGCTGGTGCTCGCCGGCCTGGCCGCCGGCGACCGGGTCGTCGTGGAGGGGCTGCAAATGCTGCGCCCCGGCACCTCGGTCACGGCCACGCCCGCCGGCCAGCCCCAGGGCGGCGGGAGCCCGGCGGCCCAGTCCGCCGCGCCCGGCCCCAAGGCTGACGGGGGAGCCAAGTAA